From one Nothobranchius furzeri strain GRZ-AD chromosome 2, NfurGRZ-RIMD1, whole genome shotgun sequence genomic stretch:
- the dok1b gene encoding docking protein 1b: MMDTHVKEGQLYVQHLKFGKKWKKNWFVLYPASQNGIARLEFFDSPSGSSGSIGGSGGSSNEKTRKLDKKIIRLSECISILPALTETCPKENMAAFCVETNDKMHVFAAEKTMAKDWMDTMCDIAFQGGSRSSNVSDCNGGPPDLQMSENLIYYSREEVNEFWVTIQRTEASERCGLTGSYWLKAESDVLILKEPKTKRNIMVWPYKLLRRYGRDRLMFSFEAGRRCDSGPGSFTFETKQGNEIFTLVDQAIQSQKALSEERHLSCPHNFDSDCPSSLQHILNAFPSGVTSVSGDSSSCSSREADGDSGGSKPGSADGVLGKREWGDGAGSGGRGQGGGQKGRSLPEPPVMLGVLGGNGTPPRSPRGKVDENAGFYSEPADSVRLPLDSPDCLYSDPVDSIKVQNQTPSPCTPPVPTPRHRSAADDVSGVQGDHHRVNNHRKVPDLYSHVYDQIGQDLNEKTSALNLNGGGKGAARGMKNKRPTGGKADGTSSQPPPSLDHIYDEPEGCAKGSRIPTSIYDEARLEPPSQKRQEEVGLLSGPEGPQRQSPFQSGTNRGTPQPPAPRWPKPATAPKPNKGAFARKDPVPLPAGKNGAPTSNVNNNNNQWSSGGGGMEVYSKVSKQKPPPANLWFKPNQKPPIKSPDIIYDNLGDI; encoded by the exons GAACTGGTTTGTGCTCTACCCCGCCAGCCAAAACGGCATCGCCCGTCTAGAGTTCTTTGATTCGCCTTCAGGCTCCAGTGGCTCCATTGGTGGCTCAGGAGGCTCCTCCAACGAGAAAACCAGAAAGCTGGACAAGAAGATCATTCGCCTATCAGAGTGCATCTCCATCCTACCTGCTCTGACTGAGACCTGCCCCAAAGAAAACATGGCAGCGTTTTGCGTGGAAACAAACGACAAGATGCACGTGTTTGCTGCTGAAAAGACCATGGCCAAGGATTGGATGGACACCATGTGTGACATTGCGTTTCAG GGTGGTAGCAGGAGCAGCAATGTGTCCGACTGTAACGGAGGGCCTCCTGATTTGCAGATGTCTGAAAATCTAATCTACTACTCCAGAGAGGAGG TAAACGAGTTCTGGGTGACCATCCAACGTACCGAGGCGTCAGAGCGTTGCGGCCTGACGGGGAGCTACTGGCTGAAAGCAGAAAGTGACGTGTTGATCCTAAAGGAGCCGAAGACAAAGAGGAACATCATGGTTTGGCCCTAcaagctgctgagaagatacggcAGGGATCGG TTGATGTTCTCTTTCGAAGCTGGACGCCGTTGCGACTCTGGTCCCGGTAGCTTCACCTTCGAGACCAAACAAGGCAATGAGATTTTCACGCTAGTGGACCAGGCTATCCAGTCGCAGAAAGCTCTGTCTGAGGAGCGCCACCTCAGCTGCCCTCACAACTTTGACTCCGACTGCCCCTCGTCACTGCAGCACATACTGAACGCCTTTCCCAGCGGTGTGACTTCAGTAAGCGgggacagcagcagctgcagcagtaggGAAGCGGACGGAGACTCTGGTGGTAGTAAACCAGGCTCGGCTGATGGCGTTCTCGGGAAGAGAGAATGGGGTGATGGAGCAGGGTCTGGTGGAAGGGGGCAAGGAGGCGGACAGAAAGGGAGGAGTTTACCAGAGCCCCCAGTGATGTTGGGGGTCTTGGGAGGAAACGGGACACCTCCACGGTCTCCAAGAGGCAAAGTTGATGAAAATGCAGGCTTTTACTCTGAGCCGGCAGATTCAGTTCGTCTTCCTTTGGACAGCCCTGACTGTCTCTATTCAGACCCAGTGGACAGCATTAAAGTTCAGAACCAAACCCCCAGCCCATGCACACCCCCGGTGCCAACCCCGCGCCATCGATCAGCTGCAGATGACGTGTCTGGTGTCCAAGGAGACCATCATAGGGTAAACAACCACAGAAAGGTACCAGACCTGTATTCACACGTGTATGACCAGATTGGCCAGGACCTAAACGAGAAAACAAGTGCTCTGAACCTGAATGGAGGAGGAAAAGGTGCTGCAAGAGGGATGAAGAATAAGAGGCCCACAGGAGGGAAAGCAGACGGGACTTCATCTCAACCTCCTCCGTCTTTGGATCACATATACGATGAACCGGAGGGCTGCGCCAAAGGGAGCAGAATACCGACGAGTATTTATGACGAGGCTCGTTTGGAGCCTCCCAGTCAGAAGAGGCAGGAAGAGGTGGGGCTTCTGTCAGGACCAGAGGGGCCCCAAAGACAGTCCCCATTTCAGTCAGGCACAAATCGTGGAACACCGCAGCCTCCGGCGCCAAGGTGGCCCAAACCTGCCACTGCCCCCAAGCCGAACAAGGGCGCTTTTGCTCGGAAGGATCCGGTGCCACTGCCTGCAGGAAAAAATGGGGCTCCTACTAGTAacgtaaacaacaacaacaaccagtgGAGCTCAGGAGGAGGGGGGATGGAGGTATACAGCAAAGTGTCTAAGCAGAAGCCTCCACCTGCTAATCTGTGGTTCAAACCGAACCAAAAGCCACcaataaaatcaccagatatcatTTATGACAACCTGGGAGACATTTGA